The genomic window TACAATTTATAACAACTTCATATATTTACAAAAAATTTCCAAAAATGTTACAAGGAAAAGGTACTTTATTACGCTCGAAAGTCGTAAGTACTTCATCACTTTCAGAAATTTCACAAATGATCGGTCTCCCAAAATTAGTTTATTCAGCTGGAGGCGAAGCTGCTAGAGAAGTTAAAACTTCAGCTAAAGTTCAAGCTGATTTATTCGAGTCGATCACTGGTGCAATTTTTGAAGATTTAGGGCTAAAAGAAACTATAAAATTTGTAGGAAAATTTCTTTATCCGGCCATTGATAAATTTTATAACAAAGAAAATAAAGATGCCAAAACGGTATTACAAGAAATTTTTCAGTCAATGAATAAAATGTCTGTCATTTATCAAGTTGAAGTTCTTGATGAAAAGCGTTTTGGTGCAAAAGCAATTCATGATGGAATTGTTTATGGCGAAGGAATTGGATTAAGTAAAAAAGAAGCTGAGATAAAAGCTGCAGAAAATGCACTTAAAAAGCTTAATCTCGAAACTAAGGAGAATAGATAATGAAATTAGTAAAAATTGAAGCGCATGGATTTAAGTCTTTTGCTGATCCAATTGTTTTAAGATTTGATGGAGGAGTTTCTGGAATCATTGGTCCAAATGGTTCTGGTAAAAGTAATATCAACGATGCCATTAAATGAGTTTTAGGAGAACAATCTTCTCGTGAGCTTCGTGGTGATAATATGGATGATGTAATTTTTACTGGATCAAAAATTGTCCCAGCTATGGATAAAGCATATGTAACTTTAACTTTTGACAATCGAGAACATTTATCAAAATTTGAAGAAGACTATATATCAATAACAAGAAAAATTACAAGAAATAAGGGCAGCGAATATTTTATTAATGGTGAACCTTCAAGACAAAAAGATATTAAAATGATTGCAATGGAAACTGGAATCGGTAAATCTTCTCTAGCAATTATTTCTCAAGGTACTGTTGCAGAAATTGCTGAAGCTACAGACGAACAAAGACGTGCAATTTTTGAAGAAGCTGCTGGTGTTTCTAAATATAAACTTAAAAAAGCCGAAACTGAAAGAAAACTCGAAAAAACTTCTCAGTCATTAAGTCAAGTAAAGACCATTATTAATGAACTTGAAAAACAACTTACTCCACTTCAAAAGCAAGCTGAAAAGGCTAAATTATTTCTTGAAAAAACTGATCAATTAAAAAAGGTTGAAATCGCACTTCTTGGTAGGGATATTACTGTTGGAACTGAAAAATTGAGTGTTTTAAGTGAAAAACTTAGAGGTGTTGATGAAACTAAGGTTGATTACAAAAAACGTATTGATGAATATAATAAAAAATGCACAAAATTAACTATTGATATTACTGATCTTAGACGTGGAATTAACGAAAAAAATGGAAAAATTAATGCTTTAAGAGATAGTTATAATGCTTTATCAGTTGCAGTAGAAAAAGAAAAACAAAGAAGAGAATTAATTGCATCAGGTCAACTTAGAAGTAGTAATTCTGAAAGACTTAGCGCACTTAAAAACTTAATTGAAACTTCAAATCATCAATTAAAAACTTATGATGAACAGATTGCTAAGTTGAGTTCCCAAAGAAGTGAACTTGATAAGTTAAATGACAACCTTACAATCCAAAAAAGATCTATTGAATTAGATAAAAATGAAAAAAATAAGAAAAAGATTGAAATTGAAACAAATATTAGAATTCTTAAACAACAAAAAGAAAGTCATAGTAATCTATTTAAAGGAACAAAGACAATCCTTGACAATAAAAGATTATTTAAAGGATATAAAGGACTTGTTGCCGACTTAATTGAAGTTAATAGCGAATTTCATACTGCAATCGACACAGTTCTGAATAATGCTGCACAATACGTTGTGGTTAGGGATAGCGAAACAGCTGTAGAAGCCGTTAACTTCCTGAAAAAAAATCATGGTGGTAGAGCTACATTCATTCCGATGAGCTCAATCCAAGCTAAGAGTGTTCGTGACGACCATCTTTTAGCAATTCAAGGATATCCAGGGTTTATTGGAATTGCTTCTGATTTAGTTAAATATTCACCTGAATTTAAACTACTTGCTAAATTCTTATTAGGAAATATTATTGTTGTTGAAGATGTTGAATCAGCTAATAAAATTTCTGAAATTATTGATAAAAAATACATGGTTGTAACTAAAGATGGTGACACTATTAGAGTTGGTGGTGTTGTTGTTGGTGGTGAAAAAATCAATAATGCCAGTTCATTACTTGGAGTTGATGAACAAATTCTTAAATTAGAAAATCTACTCCCACAAATTAATGAATATTTGGATGAAAAAGAAAATTTAGTTTACGATATTTCAAATAAAATTGAACAATTATTTAGAAATAAAAATGAAATCGACAAACGTTTAGTGTCAATCTCAGAGTATAAAAGAAATACCGAAAAAGAACTTATTGAATATACTAATGAATTAAAAAATATAACA from Mycoplasma anserisalpingitidis includes these protein-coding regions:
- a CDS encoding AAA family ATPase, with the protein product MKLVKIEAHGFKSFADPIVLRFDGGVSGIIGPNGSGKSNINDAIKWVLGEQSSRELRGDNMDDVIFTGSKIVPAMDKAYVTLTFDNREHLSKFEEDYISITRKITRNKGSEYFINGEPSRQKDIKMIAMETGIGKSSLAIISQGTVAEIAEATDEQRRAIFEEAAGVSKYKLKKAETERKLEKTSQSLSQVKTIINELEKQLTPLQKQAEKAKLFLEKTDQLKKVEIALLGRDITVGTEKLSVLSEKLRGVDETKVDYKKRIDEYNKKCTKLTIDITDLRRGINEKNGKINALRDSYNALSVAVEKEKQRRELIASGQLRSSNSERLSALKNLIETSNHQLKTYDEQIAKLSSQRSELDKLNDNLTIQKRSIELDKNEKNKKKIEIETNIRILKQQKESHSNLFKGTKTILDNKRLFKGYKGLVADLIEVNSEFHTAIDTVLNNAAQYVVVRDSETAVEAVNFLKKNHGGRATFIPMSSIQAKSVRDDHLLAIQGYPGFIGIASDLVKYSPEFKLLAKFLLGNIIVVEDVESANKISEIIDKKYMVVTKDGDTIRVGGVVVGGEKINNASSLLGVDEQILKLENLLPQINEYLDEKENLVYDISNKIEQLFRNKNEIDKRLVSISEYKRNTEKELIEYTNELKNITTEEIKFSDEVNDINVVDIEVVKYKLEELQSSLKVDYSLLERYESDFSRYNSEKSELERLLTDLIEDYSEDSTKYELTKQALENDKFRLTNYYNLTHEYVVANYVLEIDPEQARDFVDKTRLEIEKIGNVNIDSIEQLSIIQERYDLIKKNNDELEEAKDTIIATIAEMDKLIITRLLNIVNDVNNEFDEIFRTMFGGGGAKIYFTDKNDILNSGIGIEAQPPGKNIKNLKLFSGGEKSLIAISLLFGILKARPLPLCILDEVDGALDEANVVRFAEYLQSLKNKTQFLVITHRHGSMSRMDNLFGATMQKRGVTTFFSVELAQAKNMVEDVKIEQ
- the rnc gene encoding ribonuclease III — protein: MDIIKAKNLDEFFHFNDIKPKNKTLYILALTHPSKSQNNKLQSYERLEFLGDSLLQFITTSYIYKKFPKMLQGKGTLLRSKVVSTSSLSEISQMIGLPKLVYSAGGEAAREVKTSAKVQADLFESITGAIFEDLGLKETIKFVGKFLYPAIDKFYNKENKDAKTVLQEIFQSMNKMSVIYQVEVLDEKRFGAKAIHDGIVYGEGIGLSKKEAEIKAAENALKKLNLETKENR